The Pelagibacterium halotolerans B2 nucleotide sequence CCGCCTTCCAGGCCAGCATTCCTGGGTGCAGATTCTGCCCCTGCGGATGCGGTTCAAAAAGTCCAAGCTCTATATTTCGGTCATTCCCGTCATGTTGATCGGCTTTTCGATCGGCATCGTTGGCGCGCTGCTGGGGATCGGTGGTGGCTTCATTCTGGTGCCGGCCCTGGTCTATATCCTGCGTGTGCCGGGGTCCGTTGTGATCGGAACGTCCTTGCTGCATCTGCTGGCGGTCATGGCGATGACCTGCATGCTGCATGCCATCCAGACTCAGTCCGTTGATATTCTCCTGGCCTTCTGTCTCATGGTTGGCTCCGTCGCCGGTGCGCAATTCGGCGCCTCCGCCGGCCAACATCTCAAGGGCGACCAATTGCGTGCGCTTCTTGCGTTGATCGTTCTCGGCGTCGCATTCCGCTTTGCGTTGACGCTTTTCCTCGCGCCCGCCGATCCGTTCTCGATGAGTTCTCTCGGTTTTGGAGAGAATCTATGATGCGCCTCATTTTCGCGGCGATTGCCGTAGCCTTCAGTGCTTTTTCAACGGCCGGCGCAGCGCATGCGCAAGGCGTCGTATTCGCCAATTCCGATCCGCTGGTTACCATTCATTCGACCTTTACCGGCCAGACGATCACGCTGTTCGGCAACATCGAGCCGGGCAGTGGCAGCGTACCCGAGGCTGGTCCATATGACGTCATGGTCCTCGTTCGCGGGCCAGCCAGCGACCGCGTTATCCGCATCAAGGAGCGTCAGTTCGGCCTTGTCCTCAATGCCGACCAGGCAATCTATCGCGACTTGCCCGGCTATTATGCGATCCTTGCAAGTCGCCCCTTCGACCAGATACTCAGCGCGGGCATGCGCGCCGATCCGCGCACGGCACTGTCCTCACTCGTCGCCCGCGCGCGCAGTGTCGGAGACGGCGAAAGGTTCGACGCCGAATTGATCCGCATGATGGAAGAAGCCGGCCTGTTCATTGAGGCGGAACGCGGCGTGGCGTTCCTCTCGTCCACCACCTTCACCACCCGCATTCTGTTGCCCTCGTCGGTGCCCAATGGCAGCTATCTCGCCCAGGTGCTTGTCGTGGCAGATGGCGAGCTCGTGGGATCGGGTTCCACCACCTTTTCTGTCCGGACACAGGGGTTCGAACGCTTCCTCTCTCGCGCGGCGACGACCTCTCCGTTTCTGTACGGTCTCGCCGCCGTTCTGACGGCCATCGGCACGGGTTGGCTGGGAGGAGTGCTGTTCAAGCGCTGAACGTGAGCGATAAACCTCGGTAATCGCTTCCTGAAGAAATTGCATTTCTTCTTGATAGCATGGGGTGGTATCAAAACACTGCCAGTCGGGTATCCGGCTCGGCATCATCCGGAATAGGAGGCCGGATACCCGAGGAGAACAGCCCAATTGCAACGGCCACCCCGGTGGCCCGAACCTGTAGCCGGCAGCGAATAAGCGCACCGCCGGAATTTCGCATCGCATTCAGCGCCGTCTGTCACGGCCGATGCGCGACGCACCGCGTCCGCGCGCAGAATTTCTGCGTGCCCAAAAATGGGAGAGAGAAATATGAAGCATACAATCGCGCGCCACCTGCGCAATACGGTTCTCGTCGGAGCGACGGCGCTTTCCGGCGTTCTGGGCGCCACGATAATGGCCTACGCCCAGGAAACCATCACGGTGGTCAACGCCTCGGATGCGCAGCCAAGCAATGTGATGCCCGGTCGTGCCGGCAATTTTCCGTGGATCCGGAATGTGTTCGAAACCGTTTTCGATCTCGATCCGGTAACCTATGAGCCGGTGCCGGTTCTGGCCAGTGATTGGACGGTATCGGATGATGGTCTGACGATGACGTTGACCCTTCATGACGACGTCACGTTTCACACTGGCCGTGCGCTGACGACCGACGATATCCGCTACACAATCGAAGTCGCCCGCAATCCCGAAACGGCGCATCAACTCGGTTTCATCGCCGAGCAGATCGAAGAGATCGAGATCCTCAGCGACACCGAAATGGTGCTCCATTTTT carries:
- a CDS encoding TIGR02186 family protein, whose product is MMRLIFAAIAVAFSAFSTAGAAHAQGVVFANSDPLVTIHSTFTGQTITLFGNIEPGSGSVPEAGPYDVMVLVRGPASDRVIRIKERQFGLVLNADQAIYRDLPGYYAILASRPFDQILSAGMRADPRTALSSLVARARSVGDGERFDAELIRMMEEAGLFIEAERGVAFLSSTTFTTRILLPSSVPNGSYLAQVLVVADGELVGSGSTTFSVRTQGFERFLSRAATTSPFLYGLAAVLTAIGTGWLGGVLFKR
- a CDS encoding sulfite exporter TauE/SafE family protein; protein product: MPIYLPIAELSVDLFFLIGIGAAIGFISGLFGVGGGFLLTPLLLFSGVPAPVAVASVTGQVVASSTSGAISYLRRGAIDLKLGAFLVLGGIVGSFVGVWIFGVLRALGQLDLFISLGYLVFLGSIGTLMMVESIRSLLRARKAGPPPPRRLPGQHSWVQILPLRMRFKKSKLYISVIPVMLIGFSIGIVGALLGIGGGFILVPALVYILRVPGSVVIGTSLLHLLAVMAMTCMLHAIQTQSVDILLAFCLMVGSVAGAQFGASAGQHLKGDQLRALLALIVLGVAFRFALTLFLAPADPFSMSSLGFGENL